CGAGCATGTCCCGCAACCCGTCGCCGACCATTTGCAGCGAGAGCACGGAAAGAATGATGGCAAAGCCAGGGAAATAGGTCATCCAGTCGGCCTGACCGATATATTGGCGACCGGCGGAGATCATGGTTCCCCATGTTGGAATTTCAGGGCTGACGCCAAGCCCGAGAAACGAGAGGCCAGCCTCGGCCAGCATCGCACTGGCAAACAGAAAGGTGCACTGCACGAGAATCGGCGAGATCAGATTGCGCAGCACATGGCGGGTCATGATGTGAAAGGTTGAAATGCCGAGCGCCTTTGCCGCCTCAACATAGGGCAACTCTCGGATCACGAGTGTCGAGGCGCGCACGATGCGGGCAAGGCGCGGCGAATAGACCACGGCAAGCGCGATGATGACGGTCGTCAACGACGGGCCGAGTGCGGCCACCAGCGCAATTGCCAGGAGAATATCGGGAAACGCCATCATGGCATCGATTAACCGGGCAATCGGCGTATCCAGCTTTTTGAAGAAGCCGGCAAGCAGGCCGAGCGTAATGCCGATCAGGGCCGATAGCGCGACCACTGCGGCGCCAACGAGAAGTGATAGCCTTCCCGCGTAGATCGTACGGGAAAAGACGTCACGGCCAAACTCGTCGGTGCCGAACCAGTAGAGTTCGCTCGGCGGTTTCAGGCGATTGACAATCGAGAGTTTCGACGGGGAATAGGGCGCGATCATCGGCGCAAAAACCGCGAGCAACACGAAGATCAACAGCACGATCAGGCCAGCGGCGACCGTCTTGCGCTTCAGCAATCGGCGAATGAACAGCCAGGTCGGGTTGCGTGCCGGTGGAACGCTTGAAACAATGTCAGCCATCAGTAACGAA
This sequence is a window from Agrobacterium tumefaciens. Protein-coding genes within it:
- a CDS encoding ABC transporter permease: MADIVSSVPPARNPTWLFIRRLLKRKTVAAGLIVLLIFVLLAVFAPMIAPYSPSKLSIVNRLKPPSELYWFGTDEFGRDVFSRTIYAGRLSLLVGAAVVALSALIGITLGLLAGFFKKLDTPIARLIDAMMAFPDILLAIALVAALGPSLTTVIIALAVVYSPRLARIVRASTLVIRELPYVEAAKALGISTFHIMTRHVLRNLISPILVQCTFLFASAMLAEAGLSFLGLGVSPEIPTWGTMISAGRQYIGQADWMTYFPGFAIILSVLSLQMVGDGLRDMLDPRLRRDL